AATCGATGCATGATATAAAAATAGTCATTTTCTGCAAACCATTGTGCTAAATCTTCATTCATAACCGTTTGCATGTTAGCTGGTACAACTGGAAGTTTAAATGAACGTGGACCGAATTGAATTGATGTATCACATTCAGATCTACTTTCAACAATACATTTGTTTGGTATTAGTTGTATGTCTTCATAATCAAATATTTTCATATTAATCTAAAAGCCCCTTTATAAAAACAATATATTTTGGGATAAATAGCTAAAATCCGAATAATCAAAACAAAATCAGTTGCTTTATTCAGAAAAATATTATCCTTACTTACTTTACATTGTTTTATTGTTCTTGTAAATGGACTTTAGTACGAGTTTTACCAACTTGATTTTTTCACACCTGGTATTTGTCCTTTATGAGCATGTTCTCTAAATGCGATACGTGACATTTCAAATTTTCTCAATACACCTCTTGGACGTCCAGTCACTTTACATCTACGCGTTAAACGTGTAGGTGATGAATCACGTGGTAATTTTCTTAAAGCTTCATAATCACCTTTAGCTTTAAGTTCTTTTCGTAATTCAAAATATTTATCTACTAATTCTTGTCTTTTTTGTTCTTTTGCGATTTTTGATTTCTTAGCCATTCTTATTACCTCTCTTTTTACAAATCGTAATTATTACGTTTTATATAATAACACGTATTTTGATTTTTGCAACCTTGAAATTTCCTTAGCTAAGTAAATTGTTGACTTTCTTTATTAAAAAAAGACCTTTTTCGATTAAGAAAAAGATCTTTTCGCATTTCAAATTGTCGTATTTGAAAGATAAGTGATTATTTAGTTTCACGATGTAACGTATATTTGTTTAATCTTGGGCAGTATTTTTTCATTTCAATACGCTCAGGATTATTTCTTTTATTTTTAGTTGTGATATAGTTACGATCGCCACATTCTGTGCATGCTAATGTGATATTTACGCGCACGTTCAACACCCTTTCTAGTTAGGAATACTTACGATTTAAAATTTTATCATATAAATCTTCTGTGCGCAATCTTAACTTTTAATTTTTAAAGTTCTCATAAGTTTCGTCTTGCTCACCTTCTAGATCAATTGAATCAATATCAATACCTAATGCTTTCGCTACACCTTTACCATAATCTGGATCTGCTTTATAACAATGACGAATATGACGTCGTTTAACATCCTCAGTCACACCATCCATCGCATTTGCTGTATTAGTAAAGAGTCTCTCTTTGGCTTCATCTGATTGTAATCTAAATAACTTACCTGGTTGTTCAAAGTAGTTATCATCATCTTGACGTTGGTTATATTCATAACCATCACCATCAGCTGGGAATGGTGGCTTTTTAAATTCTGGTTGAGAATCATACACACCTTGATTATTTGGATAATAATGAGGTCCGCCACCTTGGTTATCATCTAATATACGCATTTGTCCATCACGACTAAATGGACATAAATTTTCAATACCTACACCTTTAGGTTGGTTAACTGGTATTTGCCAATGGTTAACTCCTAATCTATAACGTTGAGCATCACCATAAGAGAATAAACGACCTTGTAACATTTTGTCTGGTGAATAGTCTAGACCTGGAACGATGTTTGTAGGTGCAAAAGCAGCTTGTTCAACATCTTGGAAGTAGTTATTAGGATTGCGGTTTAATTCAAATTCTCCAACTTCAATTAATGGATAATCACCATGGTACCAAACTTTTGTTAAATCAAATGGGTTATCTTTATGATTTCTTGCTTGTTCTTCTGTCATTACTTGAATATACATTTTCCATTTAGGATAATCGCCATTTTCAATCGCATTATATAAATCACGTTGTGATGAATCACGATCCGTAGCAATCACGTTAGCCGCTTCTTCATCTGTTAAATTTTTAATGCCTTGTTGTGTTCTAAAATGATATTTAACCCATACGCGTTCACCTTTATCATTGTACATAGAATATGTGTGTGAACCGAATCCATGCATATGTCGTAAATCTTTTGGAATACCTCTATCAGACATTAAAATAGTCACTTGATGTAATGCTTCTGGCAATCCTGTCCAGAAATCCCAGTTATTTTGTGCACTTCTCATATTTGTTCTTGGGTCTCTTTTAACTGCTCTATTTAAACTTACGAATAATTTAGGGTCTCTAAAGAAGAATACAGGCGTATTATTACCAACTAAATCCCAGTTTCCGTCTTCAGTATAGAATTTCAAAGCAAATCCACGAATGTCTCTCTCAGCATCTGCTGCACCTCTTTCACCAGATACAGTAGAAAATCTTGCGAACATTTCAGTTTGTTTACCTACTTCTGAAAACATTTTAGCACTTGTATATTGTGTAATATCGTTAGTGACTGTAAATGTTCCAAATGCACCAGAACCTTTAGCATGCATACGTCTTTCAGGAATCACTTCACGATCAAAATGTGACATTTGCTCTAAAAAGTAAATATCCTGCATTAAAAGTGGACCTCTTGGACCTGCTGTCATACTATTTTCTCTATCAGACACGGGTGCGCCGAATAAACCTGTTAACTTGCCGTCTTGTTTAGACATTAAATTCCCCTCCACTTAAATTAGAATTATTATAATATAGTATCCATTATAAAGTATCCCCTAAATGAATGAAACTTAAACGCCTTTTCTTAGATAATTATCAGAAAATTTGAATATTTTGCTTTAAAGTGCTAAATTACTATTGAATAGTAGGTATAAAAGAATTAAAATGATGGATATATTTAAAATAGATGGGAGACAGTATATGGAAGATAATAATATGAAGAGAGGTTTAACCTCCAGACACATAACCATGATTGCTATAGGTGGTGCAATCGGAACTGGTTTGTTTGTGGCCACAGGTAGTGTCATTTCCGAAGCTGGACCTGGCGGCGCTATTCTTGCTTACCTGTTAATTGGTATCATGCTTTATTTTTTAATGGCGTCTATTGGTGAATTAGCTACTTTCTATCCAGTATCTGGTTCATTTAGTTCTTACTCTACACGATTTGTTGATCCGTCATTAGGTTTTACCATGGGCTGGTTATATTGGGGAATGTGGACCCTTGTAACAAGTGTAGACGTTATTGTTGCAGCAAATGTGTTAAAGTTTTGGGATGCTTTTAATTTCTTTAGTCCCTTAGCTTGGAGCTTGATATTTATTACGTTACTTTTACTACTAAATATCTTCTCAGTAAAAGCATTTGGTGAAACAGAGTTTTGGTTATCACTAATTAAAGTAGTCACAATTATTGTATTTATAGTTTTTGGTATTTTGATGATTTTTGGTATTTTAGGTGGACATTCTTATGGATTTGAAAATTATACTAAAGGAGAAGCACCTTTTGTAGGTGGTATCTCAGGTATCTTAAGTGTTTTATTAGTTGCTGGCTTTTCTGTAGGTGGTACAGAAGTTGTTGCAGTCACAGCTGGAGAATCAAGTGATCCAAGTAAATCAATGCCTAGAGCGATTAAACAAGTATTTTGGAGAATTTTATTATTCTATGTATTATCTATAGCAGTTATCGCTGCAATAATCCCATATATTGATCCATTACTATTAAATGAAAGTCAATCTGTTACTCAAAGTCCATTTACAATCGTATTTGACCGTATAGGTATTGCTTTTGCTGCTTCAGTCATTAATGCAGTTATTTTAACTTCATTATTATCAGCTGCAAACTCAGGTATTTATACAACAAGCAGAATGCTTTATTCACTAAGTGTTGATAAACAAGCACCACAATTTTTCAACAAATTAAATAAAGCTACTAAATTACCGATTAGATCTATTCTAACAACTTATTTATTAGTAGTAGCTGTAGTAATATATGCTAATTTTAATTCTAATGCTGTATTTAATTTATTAAACATTATTGGTTCGATGGTCATCATTGTTTGGGGCTCTAGTATTTGGGCACAAATAAGAGTGCGTCGTGCTATTAAAAAACAAGGTAAAGATGCTAATGAATTATTACCATATAAAGCACCGTTTTATCCATTCGGTCCTATAGTTGTAATTGCTACATTATTATTCTTATTATTTGGTAGTTCTTTCGGAAGCATTGCTTCTGGTGATTGGATTAGTGTGATTAGAAACTTTGCACCTATTCTAATCCTAGCAATTATCTTCTTTGTTCATAAAATGATTAAGAAAACGAAGTTTGTCAAACTTGAAGAAATGGATTTAAGTTCTCATATTTTCAAAAATAATTAAAAGTCATTAAAATGATTAATATTCATTACACCTTTCAATTGATTTGTTTAACTAATTTTAATTGAAAGGTGTATTTTATTTTGTCAAAATGAACGCGCAACAATTAATAAATTACTATTGTTTTATAATTAAAGTTTATTTTCTGTAAACAAAATATCATGTATAATAAAGTTAAGAAAAATGGCTTATGAGGTGGTTTCAATGATTGGTCAAACAAATTTGTTCGATGATGTGATTAAAAGTGACGAACGTTTTGTTATTGTCGTGCAATCTTTAGAAGAAAAAAATGGTCAACTCGTTAAGAATACATTGCGAGAATATCCAAGTTTGAATCACGACCAAATGAACAACTTATTTACACATCTTAAAGAAGTATTTTTAGAAGAAAAGTTTCAAGAAAACCAATCAGCATTTACTATAACTGTTTATACAAACCTTGATTATGCTGCGGATCAAGTTTATGCACATGTTAAGCGCTATAAAGGCAAAAATGATTGGACACACACAGCAAAATAATCTAAAAAAAGACTTAGGTAACTTGTCCTTGGTATACATCGATAACATGTTAGTAAATATGTTATCGCGTTACCATCAAGATACCTAAGTCTATTTAATTATAAAAGACGTTTTAAAGCATGTGGAATGCCATTAGAATTATTATCTAAAGTTACTTCATC
The DNA window shown above is from Staphylococcus sp. M0911 and carries:
- the rpsN gene encoding 30S ribosomal protein S14 — encoded protein: MAKKSKIAKEQKRQELVDKYFELRKELKAKGDYEALRKLPRDSSPTRLTRRCKVTGRPRGVLRKFEMSRIAFREHAHKGQIPGVKKSSW
- the rpmG gene encoding 50S ribosomal protein L33; translation: MRVNITLACTECGDRNYITTKNKRNNPERIEMKKYCPRLNKYTLHRETK
- a CDS encoding catalase, which encodes MSKQDGKLTGLFGAPVSDRENSMTAGPRGPLLMQDIYFLEQMSHFDREVIPERRMHAKGSGAFGTFTVTNDITQYTSAKMFSEVGKQTEMFARFSTVSGERGAADAERDIRGFALKFYTEDGNWDLVGNNTPVFFFRDPKLFVSLNRAVKRDPRTNMRSAQNNWDFWTGLPEALHQVTILMSDRGIPKDLRHMHGFGSHTYSMYNDKGERVWVKYHFRTQQGIKNLTDEEAANVIATDRDSSQRDLYNAIENGDYPKWKMYIQVMTEEQARNHKDNPFDLTKVWYHGDYPLIEVGEFELNRNPNNYFQDVEQAAFAPTNIVPGLDYSPDKMLQGRLFSYGDAQRYRLGVNHWQIPVNQPKGVGIENLCPFSRDGQMRILDDNQGGGPHYYPNNQGVYDSQPEFKKPPFPADGDGYEYNQRQDDDNYFEQPGKLFRLQSDEAKERLFTNTANAMDGVTEDVKRRHIRHCYKADPDYGKGVAKALGIDIDSIDLEGEQDETYENFKN
- a CDS encoding amino acid permease, which translates into the protein MEDNNMKRGLTSRHITMIAIGGAIGTGLFVATGSVISEAGPGGAILAYLLIGIMLYFLMASIGELATFYPVSGSFSSYSTRFVDPSLGFTMGWLYWGMWTLVTSVDVIVAANVLKFWDAFNFFSPLAWSLIFITLLLLLNIFSVKAFGETEFWLSLIKVVTIIVFIVFGILMIFGILGGHSYGFENYTKGEAPFVGGISGILSVLLVAGFSVGGTEVVAVTAGESSDPSKSMPRAIKQVFWRILLFYVLSIAVIAAIIPYIDPLLLNESQSVTQSPFTIVFDRIGIAFAASVINAVILTSLLSAANSGIYTTSRMLYSLSVDKQAPQFFNKLNKATKLPIRSILTTYLLVVAVVIYANFNSNAVFNLLNIIGSMVIIVWGSSIWAQIRVRRAIKKQGKDANELLPYKAPFYPFGPIVVIATLLFLLFGSSFGSIASGDWISVIRNFAPILILAIIFFVHKMIKKTKFVKLEEMDLSSHIFKNN